From Phoenix dactylifera cultivar Barhee BC4 unplaced genomic scaffold, palm_55x_up_171113_PBpolish2nd_filt_p 000972F, whole genome shotgun sequence, a single genomic window includes:
- the LOC103696114 gene encoding ABC transporter G family member 36-like isoform X7, translating into MASLDAGDAFRAGSLRRNNSIWRSRDDIFSRSSQEEDDEAALKWAALEKLPTYDRLRRGILTLTEGEHKEIDIQSLGVQERKTLLERLVRVAEKDNEKFLLKLRDRIDRVGIELPTIEVRYENLNIQAEIHVGNRGLPTIWNSTINVLEALANKFHILPSRKRSLPILHDASGIIKPRRMTLLLGPPGSGKTTLLLALAGKLDSDLKVSGRVTYNGHGMDEFVPQRTAAYIGQHDLHIGEMTVRETLAFSARCQGVGARYEMLAELSRREKEANIMPDPDIDVFMKAATTGGQETSVVTDYMLKILGLEICADTMVGDEMRRGISGGQRKRVTTAEMLVGPARALFMDEISTGLDSSTTFQIVNSLRQSTHTLSGTALISLLQPAPETYELFDDIILLSDGQIVYQGPREHVLEFFESMGFKCPERKGVADFLQEVTSRKDQQQYWARPEEHYRYVPVREFAEAFQSFHVGRAIGNELSIPYDKSKSHPAALTTSQYGACKMELLKANLARELLLMKRNSFVYVFQATRVVIMALITMTTFLRTEMHHGSVADGGIYLGALFYGLVTIMFNGFAELAMTILKLPVFFRQRDLLFYPAWSYTLPTWILKIPITFIEVGIWVFATYYVIGFDPNVGRLFKQYLLLLAINQMASGLFRFIAALSRNMIVANTFGAFAVLVLMLLGGFILSRENVEKWWIWGYWISPMMYAQNAISVNEFLGKSWSHILPESKESLGVTILKSRGIFPEAKWYWIGFGALVGYMFLFNALCTVVLTYIKPFGKAQPGIPEETLKEKHANLTGEVLEPSSTSKSKTSSRSRNEVLNSNQNKKGMVLPFVPLSMTFENIRYYVDMPQEMKAGGATEDRLELLKGVSGSFRPGVLTALMGVSGAGKTTLMDVLAGRKTGGYIEGNITIAGYPKKQKTFARESGYCEQNDIHSPQVTVYESLVFSAWLRLPAEVYSTTKKMFIEEVMELVELTPLRDALVGLPGVNGLSTEQRKRLTIAVELVANPSIIFMDEPTTGLDARAAAIVMRTVRNTVDTGRTVVCTIHQPSIDIFEAFDELFLMKQGGEEIYVGPLGQHSCHLINYFEGIEGVSKIKDGYNPATWMLEMTTLVQEEMLGVNFREVYKNSKLHQRNKNLIKELSTPSPGSSDLYFPTRYSQSFFTQCMANLWKQHSSYWRNPSYTAVRLVFTTTIALLFGTIFWNLGTKRSTQQDLFNAMGSMYAAVLFIGVQNGSSVQPVVAVERTVFYRERAAGMYSALPYAFGQVAIEIPYIFIQTLIYAVIVYAMIGFEWTAAKFFWYVFFMYFTLLYFTFYGMMAVGLTPNHNIAAIVSSAFYVLWNLFSGFIIPRPRIPLWWRWYYWACPISWTLYGLIASRFGDMDDAMDTGETVKHFLRRYFGYKHDFLGAVAAAVVAFPLLFATVFSFGVKVLNFQRR; encoded by the exons atggcttcactGGATGCCGGTGATGCATTCAGAGCCGGGAGTTTGCGGCGGAACAATTCGATTTGGAGGAGCCGAGACGACATCTTTTCACGGTCTTCgcaggaagaagatgatgaggCGGCCCTGAAGTGGGCTGCTCTCGAGAAACTGCCGACCTACGACCGACTGAGGAGGGGCATACTGACTCTAACCGAGGGAGAGCACAAAGAAATCGACATCCAGAGCCTTGGGGTGCAGGAGAGGAAGACATTGCTGGAGAGACTCGTTAGAGTTGCAGAGAAGGACAACGAAAAGTTCTTGTTGAAGCTAAGGGATCGCATCGACAG AGTTGGAATTGAACTTCCTACCATTGAGGTGCGTTATGAGAACCTCAACATCCAAGCAGAGATTCATGTGGGCAACAGAGGATTGCCGACGATCTGGAATTCCACCATAAACGTACTCGAG GCTCTTGCCAATAAATTCCACATATTACCAAGCAGGAAGAGATCATTGCCGATCCTTCATGATGCCAGTGGAATCATCAAGCCTCGCAG GATGACTTTGCTCTTAGGTCCCCCGGGCTCAGGAAAGACCACATTGTTGTTGGCCTTAGCTGGAAAGCTGGATTCGGATCTGAAG GTTTCAGGGAGAGTAACTTACAATGGTCATGGAATGGATGAGTTTGTTCCTCAAAGAACAGCTGCTTATATCGGTCAACATGATCTTCATATAGGTGAGATGACAGTTCGTGAAACCTTAGCTTTCTCTGCAAGGTGTCAGGGAGTAGGAGCTCGTTACG AAATGTTAGCCGAGCTATCAAGAAGGGAGAAGGAAGCTAATATCATGCCAGATCCTGATATCGACGTTTTCATGAAG GCAGCTACCACCGGCGGACAAGAAACCTCTGTTGTCACAGACTATATGTTGAAG ATCTTAGGATTGGAAATCTGTGCTGACACTATGGTGGGAGATGAAATGCGGAGAGGTATCTCTGGTGGCCAAAGGAAGCGTGTCACGACAG CCGAGATGCTTGTCGGACCTGCAAGAGCTCTGTTCATGGATGAGATATCAACTGGTCTGGACAGCTCCACAACTTTCCAGATAGTCAACTCACTCAGGCAGTCCACTCACACTCTTAGCGGGACAGCTCTTATTTCCTTGCTCCAGCCTGCTCCGGAGACATACGAACTTTTCGACGACATTATTCTTCTCTCTGATGGACAAATTGTGTATCAAGGTCCCCGTGAACATGTGCTCGAGTTCTTCGAGTCCATGGGCTTCAAATGCCCGGAAAGGAAGGGTGTTGCAGACTTCTTACAGGAG GTGACGTCGAGGAAAGACCAGCAGCAGTATTGGGCACGCCCTGAGGAACATTACCGGTATGTGCCTGTCAGGGAATTTGCAGAGGCCTTTCAGTCTTTCCATGTTGGTCGGGCTATAGGAAATGAGCTTTCCATCCCCTATGACAAGAGCAAGAGCCACCCTGCTGCCCTAACAACATCACAATATGGCGCTTGCAAGATGGAGCTTTTGAAAGCCAACCTTGCAAGAGAACTATTACTGATGAAGCGAAATTCATTTGTCTACGTCTTCCAAGCAACTCGG GTGGTAATCATGGCCCTCATCACAATGACAACGTTCCTGCGCACGGAGATGCATCATGGCTCGGTAGCTGATGGGGGAATCTATTTGGGCGCACTTTTTTATGGATTAGTCACGATCATGTTTAATGGGTTCGCGGAGCTTGCTATGACCATTCTGAAGCTTCCTGTCTTCTTCAGGCAAAGAGATTTGCTCTTTTATCCTGCATGGTCTTATACACTTCCAACATGGATTTTGAAGATTCCGATTACATTTATAGAAGTTGGAATCTGGGTGTTCGCAACTTACTATGTTATCGGCTTCGATCCAAATGTAGGAAG GCTGTTTAAGCAGTATTTACTGCTCTTAGCGATCAATCAAATGGCATCGGGACTTTTCCGGTTCATTGCCGCACTGAGTAGGAATATGATCGTTGCAAATACCTTTGGAGCCTTTGCGGTGCTTGTTCTTATGCTTCTTGGTGGGTTCATCCTGTCGAGAG AGAATGTGGAGAAATGGTGGATATGGGGTTATTGGATCTCGCCCATGATGTACGCACAGAATGCAATATCGGTGAATGAATTTTTAGGAAAAAGTTGGAGCCAT ATTCTTCCTGAATCAAAAGAGTCACTAGGAGTTACCATCTTAAAGTCTCGTGGGATCTTTCCTGAGGCAAAATGGTACTGGATTGGTTTTGGTGCCTTGGTTGGATACATGTTTCTATTCAATGCTCTTTGCACTGTGGTTCTCACCTACATCAAAC CATTTGGGAAAGCTCAACCAGGGATACCTGaagagacattaaaagaaaagcatGCAAATTTAACTGGTGAAGTATTAGAACCATCATCCACATCCAAAAGTAA GACCTCATCAAGATCCAGAAATGAAGTTCTTAATTCAAATCAGAACAAGAAAGGAATGGTCCTTCCATTTGTACCACTTTCTATGACCTTTGAAAATATAAGATACTACGTGGACATGCCACAG GAAATGAAAGCAGGAGGTGCGACAGAAGACCGATTGGAACTCCTGAAGGGGGTGAGCGGGTCTTTCAGGCCAGGAGTGCTCACAGCTCTAATGGGTGTTAGTGGAGCCGGTAAGACAACACTGATGGATGTGTTGGCTGGAAGAAAAACAGGTGGATATATAGAGGGAAACATTACCATAGCCGGCTACCCGAAGAAGCAAAAAACATTCGCTCGTGAATCAGGATACTGTGAACAAAATGATATCCACTCTCCACAGGTGACAGTCTACGAGTCTCTTGTATTCTCTGCATGGCTACGATTGCCTGCTGAGGTTTATTCTACAACAAAAAAG ATGTTCATTGAAGAGGTCATGGAGCTCGTAGAGCTGACACCATTAAGAGATGCACTGGTTGGATTACCTGGAGTTAATGGGCTATCGACTGAGCAACGGAAGAGGCTGACGATTGCTGTGGAGCTTGTTGCTAATCCTTCTATAATTTTTATGGACGAACCAACCACCGGACTTGATGCACGGGCTGCAGCAATTGTTATGAGGACTGTGAGGAACACGGTGGACACTGGGAGGACAGTTGTGTGCACCATTCACCAACCTAGCATCGACATATTTGAAGCCTTTGATGAG CTATTCTTGATGAAgcagggaggagaagagatatATGTAGGCCCACTGGGGCAACATTCTTGTCATCTTATTAATTATTTTGAG GGAATTGAAGGTGTCAGTAAGATAAAAGATGGCTATAATCCTGCCACATGGATGCTGGAAATGACTACATTGGTTCAAGAAGAGATGCTAGGGGTTAATTTCCGTGAAGTATACAAAAATTCCAAACTGCATCA GAGGAACAAGAATTTGATAAAGGAACTGAGTACACCATCTCCTGGTTCAAGTGATCTTTACTTCCCAACTCGGTATTCGCAGTCCTTCTTCACACAATGTATGGCCAACCTATGGAAACAGCACTCGTCATATTGGAGAAATCCTTCATACACTGCAGTAAGGCTTGTCTTCACGACAACTATAGCCTTACTATTCGGGACTATTTTCTGGAACCTTGGCACCAAAAG GAGTACGCAACAGGATTTGTTTAATGCAATGGGCTCCATGTATGCTGCTGTTCTGTTCATTGGAGTACAGAATGGTTCATCTGTTCAGCCAGTTGTGGCTGTTGAACGAACTGTATTCTATAGAGAGAGAGCAGCCGGAATGTATTCAGCCTTGCCATATGCATTTGGACAA GTTGCAATCGAAATTCCATACATCTTCATCCAGACTTTGATATATGCTGTCATAGTATATGCAATGATTGGGTTTGAATGGACTGCAGCTAAGTTCTTCTGGTATGTGTTCTTCATGTACTTCACATTACTTTACTTCACATTTTACGGAATGATGGCAGTAGGCTTGACACCCAACCACAACATTGCCGCAATAGTTTCCTCTGCCTTCTACGTACTATGGAATCTTTTCTCTGGGTTTATTATTCCACGACCT AGGATACCTCTATGGTGGAGATGGTACTACTGGGCATGCCCAATTTCTTGGACCCTTTATGGCCTGATTGCCTCACGGTTCGGAGACATGGATGATGCCATGGACACAGGTGAAACTGTGAAGCACTTCTTAAGGAGGTACTTTGGATACAAACACGACTTCTTGGGAGCAGTTGCTGCTGCAGTTGTTGCATTTCCTTTGCTCTTTGCAACTGTCTTTTCATTTGGAGTCAAGGTGTTGAATTTCCAACGGAGATGA
- the LOC103696114 gene encoding ABC transporter G family member 36-like isoform X5 — protein sequence MASLDAGDAFRAGSLRRNNSIWRSRDDIFSRSSQEEDDEAALKWAALEKLPTYDRLRRGILTLTEGEHKEIDIQSLGVQERKTLLERLVRVAEKDNEKFLLKLRDRIDRVGIELPTIEVRYENLNIQAEIHVGNRGLPTIWNSTINVLEALANKFHILPSRKRSLPILHDASGIIKPRRMTLLLGPPGSGKTTLLLALAGKLDSDLKVSGRVTYNGHGMDEFVPQRTAAYIGQHDLHIGEMTVRETLAFSARCQGVGARYEMLAELSRREKEANIMPDPDIDVFMKAATTGGQETSVVTDYMLKILGLEICADTMVGDEMRRGISGGQRKRVTTAEMLVGPARALFMDEISTGLDSSTTFQIVNSLRQSTHTLSGTALISLLQPAPETYELFDDIILLSDGQIVYQGPREHVLEFFESMGFKCPERKGVADFLQEVTSRKDQQQYWARPEEHYRYVPVREFAEAFQSFHVGRAIGNELSIPYDKSKSHPAALTTSQYGACKMELLKANLARELLLMKRNSFVYVFQATRVVIMALITMTTFLRTEMHHGSVADGGIYLGALFYGLVTIMFNGFAELAMTILKLPVFFRQRDLLFYPAWSYTLPTWILKIPITFIEVGIWVFATYYVIGFDPNVGRLFKQYLLLLAINQMASGLFRFIAALSRNMIVANTFGAFAVLVLMLLGGFILSRENVEKWWIWGYWISPMMYAQNAISVNEFLGKSWSHILPESKESLGVTILKSRGIFPEAKWYWIGFGALVGYMFLFNALCTVVLTYIKPFGKAQPGIPEETLKEKHANLTGEVLEPSSTSKSNRTSSRSRNEVLNSNQNKKGMVLPFVPLSMTFENIRYYVDMPQEMKAGGATEDRLELLKGVSGSFRPGVLTALMGVSGAGKTTLMDVLAGRKTGGYIEGNITIAGYPKKQKTFARESGYCEQNDIHSPQVTVYESLVFSAWLRLPAEVYSTTKKMFIEEVMELVELTPLRDALVGLPGVNGLSTEQRKRLTIAVELVANPSIIFMDEPTTGLDARAAAIVMRTVRNTVDTGRTVVCTIHQPSIDIFEAFDELFLMKQGGEEIYVGPLGQHSCHLINYFEGIEGVSKIKDGYNPATWMLEMTTLVQEEMLGVNFREVYKNSKLHQRNKNLIKELSTPSPGSSDLYFPTRYSQSFFTQCMANLWKQHSSYWRNPSYTAVRLVFTTTIALLFGTIFWNLGTKRSTQQDLFNAMGSMYAAVLFIGVQNGSSVQPVVAVERTVFYRERAAGMYSALPYAFGQVAIEIPYIFIQTLIYAVIVYAMIGFEWTAAKFFWYVFFMYFTLLYFTFYGMMAVGLTPNHNIAAIVSSAFYVLWNLFSGFIIPRPRIPVWWRWYYWACPVSWTLYGLVASQFGDVQDKLDIGVAVDDFVESYFGFRHSFLGVVAAVVVAFSVLFAFLFGISIKMFNFQKR from the exons atggcttcactGGATGCCGGTGATGCATTCAGAGCCGGGAGTTTGCGGCGGAACAATTCGATTTGGAGGAGCCGAGACGACATCTTTTCACGGTCTTCgcaggaagaagatgatgaggCGGCCCTGAAGTGGGCTGCTCTCGAGAAACTGCCGACCTACGACCGACTGAGGAGGGGCATACTGACTCTAACCGAGGGAGAGCACAAAGAAATCGACATCCAGAGCCTTGGGGTGCAGGAGAGGAAGACATTGCTGGAGAGACTCGTTAGAGTTGCAGAGAAGGACAACGAAAAGTTCTTGTTGAAGCTAAGGGATCGCATCGACAG AGTTGGAATTGAACTTCCTACCATTGAGGTGCGTTATGAGAACCTCAACATCCAAGCAGAGATTCATGTGGGCAACAGAGGATTGCCGACGATCTGGAATTCCACCATAAACGTACTCGAG GCTCTTGCCAATAAATTCCACATATTACCAAGCAGGAAGAGATCATTGCCGATCCTTCATGATGCCAGTGGAATCATCAAGCCTCGCAG GATGACTTTGCTCTTAGGTCCCCCGGGCTCAGGAAAGACCACATTGTTGTTGGCCTTAGCTGGAAAGCTGGATTCGGATCTGAAG GTTTCAGGGAGAGTAACTTACAATGGTCATGGAATGGATGAGTTTGTTCCTCAAAGAACAGCTGCTTATATCGGTCAACATGATCTTCATATAGGTGAGATGACAGTTCGTGAAACCTTAGCTTTCTCTGCAAGGTGTCAGGGAGTAGGAGCTCGTTACG AAATGTTAGCCGAGCTATCAAGAAGGGAGAAGGAAGCTAATATCATGCCAGATCCTGATATCGACGTTTTCATGAAG GCAGCTACCACCGGCGGACAAGAAACCTCTGTTGTCACAGACTATATGTTGAAG ATCTTAGGATTGGAAATCTGTGCTGACACTATGGTGGGAGATGAAATGCGGAGAGGTATCTCTGGTGGCCAAAGGAAGCGTGTCACGACAG CCGAGATGCTTGTCGGACCTGCAAGAGCTCTGTTCATGGATGAGATATCAACTGGTCTGGACAGCTCCACAACTTTCCAGATAGTCAACTCACTCAGGCAGTCCACTCACACTCTTAGCGGGACAGCTCTTATTTCCTTGCTCCAGCCTGCTCCGGAGACATACGAACTTTTCGACGACATTATTCTTCTCTCTGATGGACAAATTGTGTATCAAGGTCCCCGTGAACATGTGCTCGAGTTCTTCGAGTCCATGGGCTTCAAATGCCCGGAAAGGAAGGGTGTTGCAGACTTCTTACAGGAG GTGACGTCGAGGAAAGACCAGCAGCAGTATTGGGCACGCCCTGAGGAACATTACCGGTATGTGCCTGTCAGGGAATTTGCAGAGGCCTTTCAGTCTTTCCATGTTGGTCGGGCTATAGGAAATGAGCTTTCCATCCCCTATGACAAGAGCAAGAGCCACCCTGCTGCCCTAACAACATCACAATATGGCGCTTGCAAGATGGAGCTTTTGAAAGCCAACCTTGCAAGAGAACTATTACTGATGAAGCGAAATTCATTTGTCTACGTCTTCCAAGCAACTCGG GTGGTAATCATGGCCCTCATCACAATGACAACGTTCCTGCGCACGGAGATGCATCATGGCTCGGTAGCTGATGGGGGAATCTATTTGGGCGCACTTTTTTATGGATTAGTCACGATCATGTTTAATGGGTTCGCGGAGCTTGCTATGACCATTCTGAAGCTTCCTGTCTTCTTCAGGCAAAGAGATTTGCTCTTTTATCCTGCATGGTCTTATACACTTCCAACATGGATTTTGAAGATTCCGATTACATTTATAGAAGTTGGAATCTGGGTGTTCGCAACTTACTATGTTATCGGCTTCGATCCAAATGTAGGAAG GCTGTTTAAGCAGTATTTACTGCTCTTAGCGATCAATCAAATGGCATCGGGACTTTTCCGGTTCATTGCCGCACTGAGTAGGAATATGATCGTTGCAAATACCTTTGGAGCCTTTGCGGTGCTTGTTCTTATGCTTCTTGGTGGGTTCATCCTGTCGAGAG AGAATGTGGAGAAATGGTGGATATGGGGTTATTGGATCTCGCCCATGATGTACGCACAGAATGCAATATCGGTGAATGAATTTTTAGGAAAAAGTTGGAGCCAT ATTCTTCCTGAATCAAAAGAGTCACTAGGAGTTACCATCTTAAAGTCTCGTGGGATCTTTCCTGAGGCAAAATGGTACTGGATTGGTTTTGGTGCCTTGGTTGGATACATGTTTCTATTCAATGCTCTTTGCACTGTGGTTCTCACCTACATCAAAC CATTTGGGAAAGCTCAACCAGGGATACCTGaagagacattaaaagaaaagcatGCAAATTTAACTGGTGAAGTATTAGAACCATCATCCACATCCAAAAGTAA caGGACCTCATCAAGATCCAGAAATGAAGTTCTTAATTCAAATCAGAACAAGAAAGGAATGGTCCTTCCATTTGTACCACTTTCTATGACCTTTGAAAATATAAGATACTACGTGGACATGCCACAG GAAATGAAAGCAGGAGGTGCGACAGAAGACCGATTGGAACTCCTGAAGGGGGTGAGCGGGTCTTTCAGGCCAGGAGTGCTCACAGCTCTAATGGGTGTTAGTGGAGCCGGTAAGACAACACTGATGGATGTGTTGGCTGGAAGAAAAACAGGTGGATATATAGAGGGAAACATTACCATAGCCGGCTACCCGAAGAAGCAAAAAACATTCGCTCGTGAATCAGGATACTGTGAACAAAATGATATCCACTCTCCACAGGTGACAGTCTACGAGTCTCTTGTATTCTCTGCATGGCTACGATTGCCTGCTGAGGTTTATTCTACAACAAAAAAG ATGTTCATTGAAGAGGTCATGGAGCTCGTAGAGCTGACACCATTAAGAGATGCACTGGTTGGATTACCTGGAGTTAATGGGCTATCGACTGAGCAACGGAAGAGGCTGACGATTGCTGTGGAGCTTGTTGCTAATCCTTCTATAATTTTTATGGACGAACCAACCACCGGACTTGATGCACGGGCTGCAGCAATTGTTATGAGGACTGTGAGGAACACGGTGGACACTGGGAGGACAGTTGTGTGCACCATTCACCAACCTAGCATCGACATATTTGAAGCCTTTGATGAG CTATTCTTGATGAAgcagggaggagaagagatatATGTAGGCCCACTGGGGCAACATTCTTGTCATCTTATTAATTATTTTGAG GGAATTGAAGGTGTCAGTAAGATAAAAGATGGCTATAATCCTGCCACATGGATGCTGGAAATGACTACATTGGTTCAAGAAGAGATGCTAGGGGTTAATTTCCGTGAAGTATACAAAAATTCCAAACTGCATCA GAGGAACAAGAATTTGATAAAGGAACTGAGTACACCATCTCCTGGTTCAAGTGATCTTTACTTCCCAACTCGGTATTCGCAGTCCTTCTTCACACAATGTATGGCCAACCTATGGAAACAGCACTCGTCATATTGGAGAAATCCTTCATACACTGCAGTAAGGCTTGTCTTCACGACAACTATAGCCTTACTATTCGGGACTATTTTCTGGAACCTTGGCACCAAAAG GAGTACGCAACAGGATTTGTTTAATGCAATGGGCTCCATGTATGCTGCTGTTCTGTTCATTGGAGTACAGAATGGTTCATCTGTTCAGCCAGTTGTGGCTGTTGAACGAACTGTATTCTATAGAGAGAGAGCAGCCGGAATGTATTCAGCCTTGCCATATGCATTTGGACAA GTTGCAATCGAAATTCCATACATCTTCATCCAGACTTTGATATATGCTGTCATAGTATATGCAATGATTGGGTTTGAATGGACTGCAGCTAAGTTCTTCTGGTATGTGTTCTTCATGTACTTCACATTACTTTACTTCACATTTTACGGAATGATGGCAGTAGGCTTGACACCCAACCACAACATTGCCGCAATAGTTTCCTCTGCCTTCTACGTACTATGGAATCTTTTCTCTGGGTTTATTATTCCACGACCT AGGATTCCTGTTTGGTGGAGATGGTATTATTGGGCATGCCCTGTTTCATGGACCTTGTATGGTTTGGTTGCTTCTCAGTTTGGAGATGTACAGGATAAGCTCGACATCGGTGTGGCTGTTGATGATTTTGTCGAAAGCTACTTTGGATTCAGACACAGCTTTTTGGGAGTGGTAGCAGCAGTGGTTGTCGCATTCTCCGTGCTATTTGCTTTCCTATTCGGGATCTCAATAAAAATGTTTAATTTTCagaaaagatga